A part of Rhodothermales bacterium genomic DNA contains:
- a CDS encoding EcsC family protein, with product MTGTQLAPSPSAYELQAIREIHEWSRPDHSWFGVFKRHLNDAYNFTADQVRRIPGVDWTIENVISGLIRLINEITHDWLPSQSILDKYRAAGHSIRDVHDIRTLDLQEIDTAVAGLSARYRNLAAAEGAVAGIAGAAGIPTDIVALVAMNLRAAGEFAIHYGFDISSDVERLYALSLLDHAARPSTKAKDIAMSPIIKITNRLARMQALEVIEQIAVSKAVTRIARSIGLNLTRAKLAQLAPVTGAVIGGGYNAYYTSKVCDTAYYSFRRRFLVNKYGEHVVDRRT from the coding sequence ATGACCGGCACTCAACTCGCTCCTTCGCCCTCCGCTTACGAGCTGCAGGCCATCCGTGAGATCCACGAGTGGAGTCGGCCCGACCATTCCTGGTTCGGGGTGTTCAAGAGACACCTGAACGACGCCTATAATTTCACTGCGGATCAGGTCCGCAGAATCCCGGGCGTTGACTGGACGATCGAGAATGTCATCTCCGGACTCATACGGCTCATCAACGAGATCACCCACGACTGGTTACCGTCCCAGTCCATCCTTGACAAGTATCGGGCGGCCGGTCACTCGATACGCGACGTGCATGACATCCGCACTCTCGACCTTCAAGAGATTGACACTGCGGTCGCCGGACTGTCGGCACGCTATCGAAATCTCGCGGCAGCGGAGGGCGCGGTGGCAGGAATCGCCGGGGCCGCCGGCATACCAACGGATATTGTCGCTCTCGTTGCAATGAATCTTCGCGCTGCAGGAGAGTTTGCGATCCATTACGGATTCGATATTTCGAGCGACGTCGAGCGCTTGTACGCGTTATCGCTGCTCGATCACGCGGCCAGACCAAGTACGAAGGCGAAGGACATCGCCATGTCGCCGATCATCAAGATCACGAATCGCCTCGCGAGAATGCAGGCGCTCGAAGTGATAGAGCAGATCGCCGTCAGCAAGGCCGTGACTCGTATTGCGCGCTCTATCGGACTGAACCTGACGCGTGCCAAACTCGCGCAGTTGGCACCCGTTACCGGTGCGGTAATCGGAGGCGGGTACAATGCCTATTACACAAGCAAGGTGTGCGACACCGCCTATTATTCGTTCCGCCGGCGGTTTCTCGTGAACAAGTACGGCGAGCACGTGGTCGATCGAAGGACCTAG